A single window of Leptospira wolffii serovar Khorat str. Khorat-H2 DNA harbors:
- a CDS encoding apolipoprotein N-acyltransferase: MNSFLHKFKEFQKTTLFDWFCFLWTAVLSFLAFAPFYLSHLVWIAPFGLFWITHKYSGKYKRLFYYGFLFGIAFYVIAFHWIFHMSITFGNFHWSIASLILILSGILFGSKFPIFLVSYSFLSRRIGKHSVWVAGFCGMAADMIAYQLFPWYWGNLAAGNIILAQTVEITGVYGLSFLVFVVSYTLFETNPLHLVEILKSKEKRNQFAKFWALPFALLAIFVIVGTSLYIKWKNVTPTKTLEVLIVQPDAPMSIRDERGRSPRQVIEEHMAHMDKMVEEAVQKAGKNPDFIVLPEAGIPYYSANKAPLMQAIGMYWPRFESLMISFANRYKATVFFNEIDAAYKKKSSGKEYLRYFNNNVVYDPNGDRREAYQKQYLVMFGETMPFEFMYDLSPQTGRFDPGESFALLHYFSATDRSKAQPAPVTWEKTDGLDADFVRNYYSPVKSELKDEGAFLPLICYEVIIPEFVRKFKDSGNPQFIANLTNDKWYGTTTESDQHFELGRLRSIEWRRWMVRSTNSGISGFVDHLGRFIPGKSTSLMKAETSWEQIQVIDSPPGFYVLYGNLIPWILIGLTAIYYANLLVQQRKNTKKS; encoded by the coding sequence ATGAATTCATTTCTCCACAAATTCAAAGAGTTCCAGAAAACGACCCTATTCGACTGGTTCTGCTTTCTCTGGACGGCGGTCCTTTCTTTTTTGGCCTTCGCGCCCTTCTATCTGAGTCATTTGGTTTGGATCGCCCCTTTCGGACTTTTCTGGATCACCCATAAATACTCCGGTAAGTATAAGAGGCTGTTCTATTATGGATTTCTATTCGGAATCGCGTTTTATGTGATCGCATTCCACTGGATTTTCCATATGTCGATTACTTTCGGTAATTTCCATTGGTCCATCGCTTCTCTTATTCTAATCCTATCCGGAATCCTGTTCGGTTCGAAATTTCCGATCTTTCTGGTCTCCTATTCCTTCCTATCTCGCAGGATAGGTAAACATAGCGTTTGGGTAGCCGGCTTCTGCGGAATGGCCGCGGATATGATCGCCTACCAGTTATTTCCGTGGTACTGGGGCAATCTCGCCGCGGGAAATATCATTCTCGCACAAACCGTGGAGATCACCGGGGTTTACGGACTTTCCTTTCTAGTATTCGTAGTTTCTTATACACTTTTCGAAACCAATCCATTGCATCTGGTCGAGATATTGAAGTCCAAGGAAAAGAGAAACCAGTTCGCAAAATTCTGGGCTCTACCTTTCGCGCTTCTTGCTATCTTCGTAATTGTAGGAACTTCTCTTTATATCAAATGGAAGAATGTCACTCCGACAAAAACATTGGAAGTTCTGATCGTTCAACCTGACGCACCGATGAGTATCCGAGACGAGAGAGGTAGATCTCCTCGCCAAGTCATAGAAGAACATATGGCTCACATGGATAAGATGGTAGAAGAGGCGGTACAAAAGGCCGGTAAGAATCCGGATTTTATCGTTCTACCCGAGGCGGGGATTCCTTATTACTCAGCTAATAAAGCCCCGTTAATGCAGGCGATAGGAATGTACTGGCCGAGATTCGAATCATTGATGATCTCTTTCGCAAACAGATACAAGGCTACCGTATTCTTCAACGAAATAGATGCGGCTTATAAGAAGAAGAGTTCCGGAAAGGAATACTTAAGATATTTCAATAATAACGTAGTATACGATCCGAACGGCGATAGAAGGGAAGCCTATCAGAAGCAATATCTCGTCATGTTCGGCGAGACTATGCCTTTCGAATTCATGTACGATCTAAGCCCTCAAACGGGTAGATTCGATCCGGGAGAATCCTTTGCATTATTGCATTATTTCTCCGCGACGGATCGATCCAAGGCCCAGCCGGCTCCCGTTACCTGGGAAAAGACTGACGGTCTGGATGCGGATTTCGTCAGAAATTATTATTCTCCAGTGAAATCGGAACTGAAGGACGAAGGAGCATTTCTTCCTTTGATCTGCTACGAGGTGATCATTCCCGAGTTCGTGAGAAAGTTCAAGGATTCGGGTAATCCTCAGTTCATTGCAAATTTGACGAACGATAAATGGTACGGAACCACCACGGAAAGCGATCAGCATTTCGAGCTGGGAAGGCTTCGTTCCATCGAGTGGCGAAGATGGATGGTGCGATCTACCAATTCGGGGATATCGGGTTTCGTGGACCATCTGGGGCGTTTCATTCCGGGTAAGTCCACTTCTTTGATGAAAGCGGAAACCAGTTGGGAACAGATACAGGTGATCGATTCTCCTCCCGGATTCTACGTATTGTACGGAAATCTGATTCCTTGGATTCTCATCGGGTTGACCGCGATTTATTACGCGAACCTTCTCGTTCAGCAGAGAAAGAATACCAAAAAATCCTAA
- a CDS encoding YfaP family protein has translation MKSRLSKLFFIICIWIYGGSLFSQTVTIQSPSGGFTTERIQTISGTVTGGGNPDRATIVINGIPQTIRLLGGKFSLNTVVAPGTNLVEVKAGKGSDKVSFFAAVPPRDIKVVLTWDSPTDVDLWVLDPTGEKCFFAHRETKSGGNLDVDVIDGYGPETFTMAKALPGNYSIQVQYYGSYDQPVTRVNVYVVLNEGKSNEKRKQFQFVMTRSQQVYHIANFEIEPEP, from the coding sequence ATGAAATCACGATTGAGTAAATTATTCTTTATTATCTGTATTTGGATCTACGGAGGGAGCTTATTCTCTCAAACGGTGACTATACAATCTCCGAGCGGAGGATTCACCACCGAAAGAATCCAGACGATTTCCGGAACGGTAACCGGTGGAGGAAATCCGGACCGAGCTACTATCGTGATTAACGGGATTCCGCAAACGATCCGTCTACTCGGGGGCAAATTCAGTTTGAATACCGTCGTTGCTCCCGGGACCAATCTGGTGGAAGTGAAGGCGGGTAAGGGAAGCGATAAGGTCTCATTCTTCGCAGCAGTTCCTCCTAGAGATATCAAAGTGGTCCTGACTTGGGATTCTCCTACGGATGTGGATCTTTGGGTTTTGGATCCTACGGGAGAAAAATGTTTTTTCGCTCATAGGGAAACTAAGTCCGGCGGAAATCTGGATGTGGACGTCATCGACGGTTATGGCCCGGAGACTTTTACGATGGCCAAAGCGCTTCCCGGAAATTACTCGATACAAGTTCAATACTACGGTTCCTACGACCAACCCGTTACGAGGGTGAACGTATATGTGGTTCTGAACGAAGGCAAATCGAACGAAAAAAGAAAACAATTCCAGTTCGTGATGACTCGCTCCCAGCAAGTCTATCATATCGCAAATTTCGAGATAGAACCGGAACCTTGA
- a CDS encoding VOC family protein has product MFLEVNHIGITSRDPEVSANFYKDIFELSGSEEGERALKILGIGNSNIAIYGEKKDSKISSFSSGCDFAFRVDTDRFYSVEKKLLEQKMEYEARKEGKILYLIFEDPDGYLIELICEDR; this is encoded by the coding sequence ATGTTTTTAGAGGTGAATCATATCGGAATTACTTCCCGCGATCCGGAGGTAAGTGCGAATTTCTATAAAGATATATTCGAGCTTTCCGGATCGGAAGAAGGGGAACGTGCGTTAAAAATTTTGGGAATCGGAAACTCTAACATCGCTATCTATGGAGAGAAGAAGGATTCTAAGATATCGTCCTTTTCCTCCGGTTGCGATTTCGCGTTCCGAGTGGACACTGACCGTTTCTATTCCGTGGAGAAGAAACTTTTGGAACAAAAAATGGAATACGAAGCGAGAAAAGAGGGAAAGATTCTCTACTTAATATTCGAAGATCCGGACGGCTATTTGATCGAATTGATTTGCGAGGACCGTTAA
- a CDS encoding response regulator has product MDTAPSSHSKRLKILIVDSGKVTRNIIASEFPSSQFEVKELANVEEAGRLAMKEEFDLITLGIHLEGGTGFDLCRRIRGFEKDSRKYASSSARILFVTSDFTERNRIHAHDSGADGFIEKSVDLAFFKASIAAILQDLLQENSYKMEFRQKNRPLTNRKILIVDDSELNLVLFRRLLELQGAEIQTAVSAEHALRILEENPHKVSAIFSDLYMPNMNGDELCRIIQSKTEFFGMKLGITTAADESSLSDPFPEGVRIFSKPYKIEEIVSFLTEF; this is encoded by the coding sequence ATGGATACCGCTCCTTCTTCTCATTCAAAAAGATTAAAGATACTGATCGTAGATAGCGGTAAAGTTACCCGTAATATCATCGCCTCCGAGTTCCCCTCTTCTCAATTCGAAGTAAAGGAATTGGCCAACGTGGAAGAAGCCGGTCGATTGGCTATGAAAGAAGAATTCGATCTGATCACCTTAGGGATCCATCTGGAAGGCGGGACGGGATTCGATTTATGCAGAAGAATCAGAGGATTCGAAAAAGACTCCAGGAAATACGCGTCTTCTTCCGCCAGAATCCTGTTCGTTACTTCAGATTTTACCGAGAGAAATAGGATTCACGCCCATGATTCGGGCGCGGACGGATTTATCGAGAAGTCCGTCGACCTGGCCTTTTTCAAGGCGTCTATTGCCGCTATTCTCCAGGATCTTCTACAGGAGAATAGTTACAAAATGGAATTTAGGCAAAAGAACCGACCCTTAACGAATCGAAAGATTCTCATCGTAGACGACTCGGAACTCAATCTAGTATTATTCCGTAGATTATTGGAATTGCAAGGTGCGGAAATACAAACCGCAGTCTCCGCAGAGCACGCCTTACGGATTCTGGAAGAGAATCCGCATAAGGTCTCCGCAATCTTTTCGGATCTATACATGCCTAATATGAACGGTGATGAACTCTGCAGAATCATCCAAAGTAAGACCGAATTTTTCGGGATGAAATTAGGGATCACCACCGCCGCAGACGAATCCTCTTTGTCCGATCCGTTCCCGGAAGGAGTTCGTATCTTTTCTAAGCCATATAAGATCGAAGAAATCGTTTCGTTCCTTACGGAATTCTAA
- a CDS encoding penicillin-binding transpeptidase domain-containing protein: MNWTLIHYTILIGCTYFLSENLEAAPKSSYSYLDKSVREFEKEHSNASVLILESKTGKIEYAYRPEIAISKRLPPGSLIKTLSALVFLKYKDRFRFSPEKKVRCDGKFLLSEDLAPTRADLSVLHIPKDENGKEYLRCSLAQGHGETDLQSALVQSCNVYFLKTASANPGLFYEKLMEEWALGKSTRARLAPYVEPADIRPYADSLVRKTVSSIGEGGLLLTPLKVAQIYASIWNTGPILSPYWIRGEGPVLVGENRFSDPDLRRIIYFLSQVPESGTLKGLKSYQGDPEILGGKTGTGTKDGHKFETQAWTVLSFRHGQNQKVMTVFVEKGSGGKEAKSLASKILYKISEANESER, encoded by the coding sequence ATGAATTGGACGTTAATCCATTATACAATTCTTATCGGATGTACGTATTTTCTGTCCGAGAATTTGGAGGCGGCTCCGAAATCCTCCTATTCGTATTTGGACAAATCCGTCCGTGAATTCGAAAAAGAACATTCAAACGCATCGGTTTTAATCCTAGAATCCAAAACCGGAAAAATAGAATACGCATATCGTCCGGAAATCGCGATTTCCAAAAGATTGCCTCCCGGATCCTTGATCAAGACTCTGTCCGCACTCGTATTTCTGAAATACAAGGATCGATTTCGGTTTTCTCCCGAGAAGAAGGTTCGCTGCGACGGAAAATTTCTATTAAGCGAGGACTTAGCTCCTACAAGGGCGGATTTGTCCGTTCTTCATATTCCTAAAGATGAGAACGGAAAGGAGTACCTACGCTGCTCCCTCGCCCAAGGACATGGGGAGACGGATCTTCAATCGGCTCTGGTCCAATCTTGTAACGTGTACTTTCTGAAAACCGCCTCCGCCAATCCCGGATTATTTTATGAAAAACTGATGGAAGAATGGGCTCTGGGAAAATCCACGAGGGCCAGGCTCGCGCCCTATGTCGAGCCCGCCGATATCCGCCCTTACGCGGATTCCCTAGTTCGAAAAACTGTTTCTTCCATCGGAGAAGGCGGACTTCTTCTCACCCCTTTAAAGGTGGCTCAAATATACGCTTCCATTTGGAATACAGGTCCTATCCTTTCCCCTTATTGGATCCGAGGAGAAGGACCCGTTCTAGTCGGAGAGAATCGATTCTCCGATCCGGACCTGAGGCGAATCATTTATTTTCTTTCTCAAGTTCCGGAAAGCGGAACCTTAAAGGGACTAAAGTCATACCAAGGCGATCCGGAAATTCTAGGCGGCAAGACCGGGACCGGGACAAAAGACGGGCATAAATTCGAGACACAGGCTTGGACCGTGCTTTCCTTTCGTCATGGACAAAACCAAAAGGTGATGACGGTTTTTGTGGAGAAAGGCTCTGGCGGAAAGGAAGCCAAGTCTCTGGCATCGAAAATTTTATATAAAATATCCGAAGCGAACGAATCTGAAAGGTAG
- a CDS encoding SpoIID/LytB domain-containing protein, translated as MGILSKFSPSKIRILVKRSRVISGTETIFRGDSDFLIRGEGERLSFIWENSRRKSDQILFSGGEYDVFLPGSESPRKYAGDLEIRSKEGILKFILTVSRESYVDTAFISEFGELMATKVASGAAKNWKREFEISGRASVRSYALANIGRHSKEGHDVCDLTHCLQFSGLPKRNANEPTSAPNLIVLDGKNKPLETFFHASCGGHLSSPKVLWRKFGENSKLFRSGPDRWKGEEILCRNSPHFEWETFIEKEDMENILKAKRISSLSPISEEGRVTQILYSDSEGKHIANISEFLSSVGKRLGWNKTKSNDFTIESGTNGYHFKGRGFGHGIGLCQYGAREMAFRGATYNEILNFYFPGARIEVLP; from the coding sequence GTGGGAATACTAAGTAAATTCTCTCCGAGCAAAATCCGAATCCTCGTAAAGAGATCCAGAGTCATTTCCGGAACTGAAACGATTTTTAGAGGAGATTCCGATTTTTTAATTCGAGGAGAAGGCGAACGATTATCCTTTATTTGGGAAAATTCCCGGCGCAAATCGGATCAGATCCTTTTTTCAGGCGGAGAATACGACGTCTTTCTTCCGGGGTCCGAATCTCCCAGGAAGTATGCGGGGGACTTGGAAATCCGCTCAAAAGAGGGAATCTTAAAATTCATACTTACGGTATCGAGAGAATCGTACGTAGACACAGCGTTCATTTCCGAATTCGGAGAATTAATGGCAACCAAAGTCGCATCCGGCGCCGCCAAGAATTGGAAGCGTGAGTTCGAAATCTCCGGTCGAGCTTCGGTTCGTTCTTACGCATTAGCGAATATAGGTCGGCATTCTAAGGAAGGCCATGACGTCTGCGATTTGACTCATTGTTTGCAATTCTCAGGCCTCCCAAAAAGAAATGCGAACGAGCCGACTTCCGCTCCGAACCTAATCGTTCTAGATGGAAAGAATAAACCCTTGGAAACTTTCTTTCATGCAAGCTGCGGCGGACATTTGAGTTCCCCGAAGGTCTTATGGAGAAAATTCGGCGAGAATTCTAAACTCTTTCGTTCCGGACCGGATCGTTGGAAAGGAGAAGAAATTCTGTGTAGGAACTCTCCTCATTTCGAATGGGAAACTTTCATCGAAAAAGAAGATATGGAGAATATACTGAAAGCGAAGCGGATATCCTCTCTTTCCCCCATATCGGAAGAAGGAAGGGTCACTCAAATCCTGTATTCCGACTCGGAAGGAAAACATATCGCGAACATTTCGGAATTCCTATCTTCCGTAGGAAAAAGACTTGGATGGAACAAGACCAAAAGTAACGATTTTACGATAGAATCGGGAACGAACGGTTACCACTTTAAAGGCCGGGGTTTCGGACACGGAATCGGGCTTTGCCAGTATGGAGCGAGGGAAATGGCTTTCCGAGGCGCAACATATAATGAAATCTTAAATTTCTATTTTCCAGGCGCAAGAATCGAGGTTCTGCCTTGA
- a CDS encoding RNA polymerase sigma factor produces MGSLDGIYRKERDKILAWVRSKVADPEEAEDLLQESFLAAVTELDSAGTIEYLLAYVYSVLRNKVGDWYRSKKASRYSFSDIEKEFSMEEVLPDQSAGPEREFYQNLLMEELSIALEELPSEQRSAFVSNVFEGKSFREISEATGVPEGTLSARKSYAKDFLAKRMKDLKTLFLEEF; encoded by the coding sequence TTGGGATCCTTGGACGGCATATACAGAAAGGAGAGGGATAAGATTCTCGCCTGGGTTCGCTCTAAAGTGGCGGATCCGGAGGAAGCGGAAGACCTTCTTCAGGAATCCTTTTTGGCCGCAGTCACCGAGCTGGACTCGGCGGGCACGATCGAATACTTGCTCGCTTACGTATATTCCGTTCTTCGCAATAAGGTAGGAGACTGGTATAGGAGTAAAAAGGCGAGTCGGTATTCTTTCTCGGATATCGAGAAGGAATTCAGCATGGAAGAAGTTCTGCCGGACCAGAGTGCAGGTCCGGAAAGGGAGTTCTATCAGAATCTTTTAATGGAAGAACTCTCCATTGCCTTGGAGGAACTTCCTTCGGAACAAAGGTCCGCCTTCGTAAGCAACGTTTTCGAGGGAAAGTCCTTCCGTGAAATTTCGGAAGCGACTGGAGTTCCCGAAGGAACACTGTCCGCAAGAAAATCCTACGCTAAGGATTTTTTGGCGAAACGGATGAAGGATCTTAAGACTCTCTTTCTGGAAGAATTTTAG
- a CDS encoding NADP-dependent isocitrate dehydrogenase encodes MAKIKVKTPLVELDGDEMTRIIWKEIKDRFIHPYLDIELDYYDLGVEYRDKTDDKVTVDSANAILKYGVGVKCATITPNQDRVVEYKLKKEWKSPNGTIRSILDGTVFRKPIIVNNIPSGVRSWEKPIVVGRHAFGDLYKDTELYIPEAGKVEIVFTTKDGKEKERVTINDFDGPGVVMGQFNVDKSIYSFAEACFNYAISEKINVWFATKDTISKKYHARFRAIFEEVSTKRAAELKAAGIEYWYYLIDDAVAQIVKNPGGMLWALMNYDGDVMSDMVASGFGSLGLMTSVLVSPDGKFEYEAAHGTVTRHYRKYQKGETTSTNSVASIFAWTGALAKRGELDGTPDVVAFAQKLEKAVIDTIQAGEMTKDLVLLTTTKGPKELDTFQFMEAIQKRLG; translated from the coding sequence ATGGCTAAGATTAAGGTGAAAACTCCCCTCGTCGAACTCGACGGGGACGAGATGACACGCATTATTTGGAAAGAAATCAAGGATCGTTTCATCCATCCTTATCTCGATATCGAATTAGATTATTATGATCTAGGCGTCGAGTATCGGGACAAAACCGACGACAAAGTGACCGTCGATTCCGCAAACGCGATTTTAAAATACGGAGTAGGGGTCAAGTGCGCTACCATAACTCCGAACCAAGACCGCGTGGTGGAATACAAACTCAAAAAAGAGTGGAAGTCTCCGAACGGAACCATTCGTTCCATCCTGGACGGAACCGTTTTCCGTAAGCCCATCATCGTAAATAATATTCCCTCCGGAGTTAGATCCTGGGAAAAACCGATCGTAGTTGGACGTCACGCTTTCGGCGACTTATACAAAGACACCGAATTATACATTCCGGAAGCCGGAAAAGTAGAGATCGTATTTACTACAAAAGACGGAAAAGAAAAAGAAAGAGTCACTATCAACGATTTCGACGGACCCGGAGTAGTCATGGGTCAGTTCAATGTGGACAAATCCATCTACAGCTTTGCGGAAGCTTGCTTCAATTACGCGATTTCCGAAAAAATCAATGTATGGTTTGCGACTAAAGATACCATTTCTAAAAAATACCACGCTCGCTTCCGTGCGATCTTCGAAGAAGTTTCCACAAAAAGAGCCGCAGAATTGAAAGCCGCCGGTATCGAATATTGGTATTATTTGATCGACGACGCGGTCGCTCAGATCGTTAAGAATCCGGGCGGAATGCTTTGGGCATTAATGAACTACGACGGAGATGTGATGTCGGATATGGTCGCATCCGGTTTCGGATCTTTAGGTCTTATGACTTCCGTTCTGGTTTCGCCGGATGGAAAATTCGAATACGAAGCGGCTCATGGAACCGTGACTCGTCACTATCGTAAATACCAAAAAGGGGAAACCACTTCCACCAACTCGGTAGCTTCTATCTTCGCATGGACGGGAGCATTGGCCAAGAGGGGAGAATTGGACGGAACTCCCGATGTGGTTGCGTTCGCTCAAAAATTAGAGAAGGCCGTAATCGATACGATCCAAGCCGGAGAGATGACCAAGGATTTGGTCTTACTAACCACAACCAAAGGCCCGAAAGAATTGGATACCTTCCAATTCATGGAGGCGATCCAAAAGCGTTTAGGCTGA
- the murA gene encoding UDP-N-acetylglucosamine 1-carboxyvinyltransferase, protein MSSPYFKIIGKNPLHGTVTPQGNKNEALPILGAVCLVPGEVIIENIPLISDVLMLLDVLRLLGMEVEDKGEGTFLFRNSGNLKSDLPFELCSKIRGAVTLAGPILAKTGRVFLPRPGGDKIGRRRMDTHLLALQALGAHIEVFPDGYEIKSDRLRGTDILMDEASVTGTENAVMAAVLAEGTTVLRHAASEPHVQRLCKFLVSAGAKISGIGSNILTIEGVSSLHTPKESHRIGSDYLEVGSFISLAAVTGGEIFIRDVDLEDIRMIRMVYSRLGIEVRPQDGGVLVPSDQKLEIIPDYHGATPKIDDSPWPGFPADMTSVALVTATQCKGTVLIHEKMFESRLFFVDNIISMGAQIILCDPHRAIVIGPNRLYGQKVASPDIRAGMAMIVAALCAEGTSSIHNIVQIDRGFQDIDTRLRSLGAHIERVGEG, encoded by the coding sequence ATGAGCTCCCCTTATTTTAAGATTATTGGTAAAAACCCTCTTCACGGCACCGTTACTCCCCAAGGCAATAAGAATGAAGCATTGCCAATCCTGGGAGCCGTTTGTCTCGTCCCTGGGGAAGTGATCATAGAGAATATCCCTCTAATTTCGGACGTACTCATGTTGTTGGACGTCCTACGTCTCTTAGGAATGGAGGTGGAGGATAAAGGGGAAGGTACTTTTCTTTTTAGGAATAGCGGAAATCTGAAGTCCGATCTTCCTTTCGAATTATGCTCTAAAATCCGCGGAGCCGTTACGCTTGCAGGTCCTATTCTCGCCAAGACGGGCCGGGTCTTCTTGCCTAGACCGGGAGGAGACAAAATAGGCCGCAGAAGAATGGACACTCATCTTCTTGCCTTACAAGCCTTGGGAGCCCATATAGAAGTTTTTCCGGATGGATACGAAATTAAATCCGATCGTTTAAGGGGAACCGATATCCTGATGGATGAGGCCTCCGTAACGGGAACGGAAAATGCGGTCATGGCTGCGGTCTTAGCCGAAGGAACGACCGTACTACGTCATGCTGCAAGCGAGCCGCATGTGCAAAGGCTCTGTAAATTTTTGGTTTCTGCAGGAGCGAAAATCTCCGGGATCGGATCCAATATCCTAACCATCGAAGGAGTCAGCTCTTTACACACTCCTAAGGAATCTCATCGGATCGGATCCGATTATCTGGAAGTCGGAAGTTTTATCAGTCTTGCCGCTGTCACCGGAGGTGAGATCTTTATCCGAGACGTCGATCTGGAAGACATTCGAATGATCCGGATGGTTTATTCTCGCCTCGGCATAGAAGTTCGTCCTCAAGACGGAGGCGTTCTCGTTCCTTCCGATCAAAAATTAGAAATCATACCCGATTATCACGGTGCAACTCCCAAAATAGACGATTCCCCCTGGCCGGGATTTCCCGCGGACATGACCTCCGTAGCGTTAGTCACCGCTACCCAATGCAAAGGAACGGTTCTCATTCACGAAAAAATGTTCGAGTCCAGACTATTCTTCGTAGATAATATTATCTCGATGGGAGCCCAGATCATATTATGCGATCCACATAGGGCCATAGTCATCGGACCCAACCGACTTTACGGTCAAAAAGTGGCTAGTCCCGATATTCGCGCCGGGATGGCCATGATTGTCGCTGCGCTTTGTGCGGAAGGAACAAGTTCCATTCATAATATAGTTCAGATAGATCGAGGTTTTCAGGATATCGATACGAGACTTCGTTCCTTAGGAGCTCATATCGAGAGGGTCGGAGAGGGATGA
- a CDS encoding 4Fe-4S dicluster domain-containing protein: MNRRDFFRKGLARAFSLVEETADEITETWRGAVDPKEKSSSVSSEISQKGLSPEEEAKALPPVPKSKKFKGFRNLQFPPGADKTGKRFFSKCTGCGDCIYACPYSVLFPVPDDETGKHFPRMDVNLNACMLCEDYPCISSCQTGALKKLKKEERPKFGKAQGLFQHCINSRTEEKTCETCQITCPIPNVVQFRGNKPTFSSECVGCGQCVSACPTFPKAILVK, translated from the coding sequence ATGAACCGTAGGGACTTCTTCCGAAAAGGTCTAGCCAGGGCCTTTTCCTTGGTAGAAGAAACCGCGGATGAAATTACCGAAACCTGGAGAGGAGCCGTAGACCCCAAAGAAAAATCCTCTTCGGTCTCTTCCGAAATTTCCCAAAAAGGCCTAAGCCCAGAAGAGGAAGCGAAGGCTCTACCGCCCGTCCCTAAAAGTAAAAAATTCAAAGGCTTCCGCAATCTCCAATTTCCTCCGGGAGCGGATAAGACCGGCAAACGATTCTTCTCCAAATGCACAGGTTGCGGAGATTGCATCTACGCCTGTCCTTATTCCGTTTTGTTTCCCGTTCCCGACGACGAGACCGGTAAGCACTTTCCTAGAATGGACGTGAACCTGAACGCATGCATGCTCTGCGAGGATTATCCTTGTATTTCGTCCTGCCAAACAGGAGCATTAAAAAAACTTAAAAAAGAAGAAAGGCCTAAATTCGGAAAAGCGCAGGGTCTCTTCCAACATTGCATCAACTCCAGAACGGAAGAGAAAACCTGTGAGACCTGCCAGATTACCTGCCCCATTCCGAACGTAGTCCAGTTCCGTGGGAACAAACCCACATTCTCGTCCGAATGCGTGGGTTGTGGACAATGCGTGTCCGCTTGTCCGACTTTTCCTAAAGCCATCTTGGTAAAATGA
- a CDS encoding LIC_13246 family protein, with protein sequence MKVKKTKPYKKTTEWMKLESSKQSFFEIVNALNRYYESLRGSEDKDPRSFRRRLVKSDPDRTEIYFQRFGDYEYLIFAKIESKDKSESDSWIHIDGIAMERDEIRGKGSKKHPAFRIQCVQDLYESSCIPVSEAEKEWIESEA encoded by the coding sequence ATGAAAGTAAAGAAAACCAAACCATATAAGAAAACTACCGAATGGATGAAATTGGAAAGTAGCAAGCAAAGCTTCTTTGAAATCGTAAACGCACTGAATCGATATTACGAGTCCCTTCGAGGATCGGAGGATAAGGATCCTCGTTCTTTTCGTAGGCGACTAGTTAAATCGGATCCCGATCGGACCGAAATTTATTTCCAAAGATTCGGAGATTACGAATACCTGATCTTTGCGAAAATCGAATCCAAAGACAAAAGTGAATCCGATTCCTGGATCCATATCGACGGAATCGCAATGGAGAGAGACGAGATACGAGGCAAGGGTTCCAAGAAACATCCCGCATTTAGAATCCAATGCGTACAGGATCTTTACGAGAGCTCCTGCATTCCCGTTTCCGAAGCGGAGAAGGAATGGATCGAGTCCGAAGCATGA